The following are encoded together in the Microterricola viridarii genome:
- a CDS encoding carbohydrate ABC transporter permease, giving the protein MTPARVRRNVIVGALVTLLLVFTLFPAYWMMSSAFDANAASGSTGLFPSELTLDNFIYVLNDGGFAVFLRNSLIVAVAVVVCSAVLSLLASVAVARFRFKFRTSMLLMILIVQMVPMEALVIPLFVQVRDLQLLNTLLGLIIVYITISLPFGIWMLRGFVAAVPVELEEAAFLDGASWWRMFRSVMLPLVMPGLVATSVFSFITAWNEFIFAMTMLGGASDKYTVAIGLKQFFGENSNDWGSVMAASTLITLPVMIFFIIVQGKLSSGLVAGAVKG; this is encoded by the coding sequence ATCACCCCCGCACGCGTTCGCCGCAATGTGATCGTCGGCGCCCTTGTAACGCTGCTCCTGGTCTTCACCCTCTTTCCCGCCTACTGGATGATGTCCAGCGCGTTTGATGCCAACGCGGCGAGCGGATCGACGGGGTTGTTCCCCTCTGAGCTCACCCTCGACAACTTCATCTACGTGCTCAACGACGGTGGTTTTGCCGTCTTCCTGCGCAACTCGCTGATCGTCGCCGTCGCCGTTGTGGTGTGCAGCGCGGTGCTCTCGCTGCTGGCCTCGGTCGCAGTGGCGCGATTCCGCTTCAAGTTCCGCACCTCGATGCTGCTCATGATCCTCATCGTGCAGATGGTGCCGATGGAAGCCCTCGTGATCCCGCTGTTCGTGCAGGTGCGAGACCTCCAGCTGCTCAACACGCTTCTCGGCCTCATCATCGTGTACATCACCATCTCGCTGCCGTTCGGCATCTGGATGCTGCGCGGCTTCGTCGCCGCGGTGCCGGTGGAACTCGAAGAGGCGGCATTCCTCGACGGCGCGAGCTGGTGGCGGATGTTCCGCTCCGTCATGCTCCCGCTCGTCATGCCGGGCCTCGTCGCCACAAGCGTATTCAGCTTCATCACCGCCTGGAACGAGTTCATCTTCGCGATGACGATGCTGGGCGGTGCCAGCGACAAATACACGGTTGCCATCGGCCTGAAGCAGTTCTTCGGTGAGAACTCGAACGACTGGGGCAGCGTCATGGCGGCGTCCACCCTGATCACCCTGCCCGTGATGATCTTCTTCATCATCGTTCAGGGCAAGCTCTCCTCCGGCCTCGTCGCGGGAGCGGTCAAGGGATGA
- a CDS encoding ATP-dependent helicase: MSTLFDPDEPTDSRPMIVHDGPGGFPAVSTPSGTPAGGPGLPGGLPGGGAWAGGDSLLDGLNPEQREAVEYRGPALLIVAGAGSGKTRVLTHRIAGLIGSREAWPSQILAITFTNKAAAEMRERVGALLGQAATGMWISTFHSACVRILRAEAERAGLSSTFTIYDSADSRNVLKRIIKELSADTLGFTAAGVSNKISKLKNELADADSYARNANLSDPQELMFIEIFRQYTRRLRAAQALDFDDLLAETVYLFRAFPATAALYQRRFRHILVDEYQDTNHAQYSFIKELTRPIEPHIVAELGTAGHHVRSLQDASGAIPGASLTVVGDSDQSIYAFRGADIRNIVEFERDYPGAKVVLLEQNYRSTQNILSAANAVISNNFDRKDKKLWTAVGDGAKIIGYTGYSGHDEAQFIADEIEKLHAEGVAYRDIAVFYRTNAQTRALEEIFVRAALPYRVVGGTKFYERAEIKDAMAYLIAVANPADELALRRILNTPKRGIGPATETQLASFAEANGISFRQAMRDAGSLGMGPKVTGAILKLAKLLDEAALMLDPENPAGVSSVSEVLGFLLTESTLLEVLRGSRDPQDETRAENVEELLAQTKDFVKENPDAGLIDFLTQVSLVAAADDLDDSSGTVSLMTLHTAKGLEYDSVFLTGIEEGLLPHQMSASEPGGPAEERRLFYVGITRARKRLYLSLAMTRAQFGETNVAMPSRYLQEIPGDLIEWRQSPGMANSRGGTQPRALNARRDGFGSRGGSGSGSERFGGELPPAPKPKTEWANRVTAQVRDNGDLTLEAGDRIRHVDFGEGRVNQVTGEGTKRIAHVQFDTAGAKKLLIKIAPIEKI, translated from the coding sequence ATGAGCACTCTCTTTGACCCCGACGAACCGACCGACTCGCGACCGATGATCGTGCACGACGGACCGGGCGGATTCCCGGCGGTCAGCACTCCGTCGGGAACTCCCGCTGGCGGCCCCGGCTTGCCCGGCGGGCTGCCGGGCGGCGGCGCCTGGGCGGGCGGCGACAGCCTGCTCGACGGCCTGAACCCTGAACAGCGCGAAGCAGTCGAGTACCGCGGCCCCGCACTGCTCATCGTGGCCGGCGCCGGGTCGGGCAAGACCCGGGTGCTCACCCACCGCATCGCCGGGCTGATCGGCAGCCGCGAGGCCTGGCCCAGCCAGATCCTCGCCATCACGTTCACCAACAAGGCGGCCGCCGAGATGCGCGAGCGCGTCGGCGCACTGCTCGGCCAGGCCGCGACCGGCATGTGGATCTCGACCTTCCACTCCGCCTGCGTGCGCATTCTGCGCGCCGAGGCCGAGCGTGCGGGCCTCAGCAGCACATTCACCATCTACGACTCCGCCGACTCGCGCAACGTGCTCAAGCGCATCATCAAGGAGCTCTCGGCCGACACCCTCGGCTTCACCGCGGCCGGCGTCTCGAACAAGATCTCCAAGCTCAAGAACGAGCTGGCGGATGCCGACAGCTATGCGCGGAACGCCAACCTCAGCGACCCGCAAGAGCTCATGTTCATCGAGATCTTCCGGCAGTACACCCGTCGCCTGCGGGCTGCGCAGGCACTGGACTTCGACGACCTGCTGGCCGAGACGGTGTACCTGTTCCGCGCGTTCCCGGCGACCGCCGCGCTGTACCAGCGGCGCTTCCGGCACATCCTGGTCGACGAGTACCAGGACACCAACCACGCCCAGTACTCCTTCATCAAGGAGCTCACCCGGCCGATCGAGCCGCACATCGTTGCAGAGCTCGGCACGGCTGGCCACCACGTGCGGTCGCTGCAGGACGCCAGCGGCGCCATCCCCGGCGCCTCCCTGACAGTCGTCGGTGACTCCGACCAGTCCATCTACGCCTTCCGCGGTGCCGACATCCGCAACATCGTCGAGTTCGAGCGCGACTACCCGGGTGCCAAGGTGGTGTTGCTTGAGCAGAACTACCGTTCGACGCAGAACATCCTGAGCGCGGCCAACGCCGTTATCTCCAACAACTTCGACCGCAAAGACAAGAAGCTCTGGACGGCCGTCGGCGACGGTGCCAAGATCATCGGCTACACCGGGTATTCCGGCCATGACGAGGCCCAGTTCATCGCCGACGAGATCGAGAAGCTGCACGCGGAGGGCGTTGCCTACCGCGACATCGCCGTGTTCTACCGCACCAACGCGCAGACCCGTGCGCTGGAAGAGATCTTCGTGCGGGCAGCCCTGCCCTACCGGGTCGTCGGCGGCACCAAATTCTACGAGCGTGCCGAGATCAAGGACGCGATGGCGTACCTCATCGCCGTCGCGAACCCGGCCGACGAGCTCGCGCTCCGCCGCATCCTGAACACCCCCAAGCGCGGCATCGGCCCTGCCACCGAGACGCAGCTGGCGAGCTTCGCCGAGGCCAACGGCATCAGTTTCCGGCAGGCCATGCGCGATGCCGGCAGCCTCGGCATGGGGCCGAAGGTCACCGGCGCCATCCTGAAGCTGGCCAAGCTGCTCGACGAGGCGGCGCTCATGCTCGACCCGGAGAATCCAGCGGGCGTCTCCAGCGTCAGCGAGGTTCTCGGCTTCCTGCTGACCGAGAGCACGCTGCTCGAGGTGCTGAGGGGCAGCCGCGACCCGCAAGACGAGACCCGCGCCGAGAACGTCGAGGAGCTGCTCGCGCAGACCAAGGACTTCGTCAAGGAGAACCCGGATGCCGGCCTGATCGACTTCCTCACCCAGGTGTCGCTCGTGGCCGCCGCCGACGACCTCGACGACTCCAGTGGAACCGTCTCGCTGATGACGCTGCACACGGCCAAGGGCCTCGAGTACGACTCCGTGTTCCTCACCGGCATCGAGGAGGGGCTGCTGCCGCACCAGATGTCGGCGAGCGAGCCCGGCGGCCCGGCCGAGGAACGTCGCCTCTTCTACGTCGGCATCACCCGCGCCAGGAAGCGGCTCTACCTCTCATTGGCCATGACGCGCGCCCAGTTCGGCGAGACGAATGTGGCCATGCCGAGCCGCTACCTGCAGGAGATCCCCGGCGACCTCATCGAGTGGCGGCAGTCGCCGGGAATGGCAAACTCCCGCGGCGGCACCCAGCCGCGCGCGCTGAACGCCCGCCGCGACGGCTTCGGATCCCGCGGCGGTTCCGGCAGCGGCTCCGAGCGATTCGGCGGCGAGTTGCCACCAGCGCCCAAGCCGAAGACCGAGTGGGCGAACAGGGTCACCGCGCAGGTGCGCGACAACGGTGACCTCACTCTGGAGGCGGGCGACCGCATCCGGCACGTCGACTTCGGCGAGGGCCGGGTCAACCAGGTCACCGGCGAGGGCACCAAGCGCATCGCGCACGTACAGTTCGACACGGCGGGCGCGAAGAAGCTCCTGATTAAGATCGCTCCGATCGAGAAGATCTAG
- a CDS encoding Bax inhibitor-1/YccA family protein, which yields MALENPAFRSAAFTGNSSVANAVSVEELQDIYNRPTAGAAQTGRMTVEDTVVKSVVAFAVMLVGASLGWVTAATMPAIWMVAGVIGFVLALVNIFKKEPSPALVLAYAAFQGIFVGAISATYAAAYDGIVIQAVLATLAVVGVTLALFASGKIRASKKATKVFLIAMVGYLVFSVLNLVLSMTGAVSNPWGLRGEFEIFGIPLGLVLGVLVVIMGAYSLVLDFDFIQRGVKNGAPSKYAWSGVFGILVTVIWLYLEILRMFAIARD from the coding sequence ATGGCACTCGAGAACCCCGCATTCCGCAGCGCAGCCTTCACCGGCAACAGCTCCGTCGCCAACGCAGTGTCGGTCGAGGAGCTGCAGGACATCTACAACCGGCCCACCGCCGGCGCCGCGCAGACCGGTCGCATGACCGTCGAGGACACCGTCGTCAAGAGCGTCGTCGCGTTTGCCGTGATGCTCGTCGGCGCCTCGCTGGGCTGGGTGACCGCGGCCACCATGCCCGCGATCTGGATGGTCGCCGGCGTCATCGGTTTCGTGCTCGCCCTGGTCAACATCTTCAAGAAGGAGCCGTCACCGGCCCTCGTCCTCGCCTACGCCGCCTTCCAGGGAATCTTCGTCGGCGCGATTTCGGCCACGTACGCGGCCGCATACGACGGCATCGTCATCCAGGCGGTGCTCGCCACCCTCGCCGTCGTCGGTGTGACGCTCGCCCTCTTCGCCAGCGGCAAGATCCGTGCCTCCAAGAAGGCCACCAAGGTCTTCCTCATCGCCATGGTCGGCTACCTGGTGTTCTCCGTTCTGAACCTCGTGCTCAGCATGACCGGCGCGGTCAGCAACCCGTGGGGCCTGCGCGGCGAGTTCGAGATCTTCGGCATCCCGCTCGGCCTCGTGCTCGGCGTCCTCGTCGTCATCATGGGCGCCTACTCGCTCGTGCTCGACTTCGACTTCATCCAGCGCGGCGTCAAGAACGGCGCACCGAGCAAGTACGCCTGGTCTGGCGTCTTCGGCATCCTGGTCACCGTGATCTGGCTGTACCTCGAGATCCTGCGCATGTTCGCCATCGCGCGCGACTAG
- a CDS encoding FUSC family protein — MTDSAPQSLPARLRSLTPRDFEVASRAAIAVAVPLFLLLALDRLDLAAYASFGAMTALYGRSEPYRVRLRSAGIAAIGLVLSVALGTILAASGAANILVAAALVVVIVGGIVVAAVYGLFPPTPLFFVFGLLVCAALPTPPEQVPLRIGLAAASAAFALAITMSGWLLRRAGRERDDGWFQQLTRSPRVRWAAVREAALWVAVAQNVFGALLAGAVATAIGIGHPYWAVVSVVAVIPPPHARHSISRSVHRIVGTAVGVLVTGALLFPEPPPFAIVIGVVIAQFGAEILVGRHYGAALVFVTPLALGVAHLASPLPVGTLLIDRLLETALGAAIGLLLVLAARWLTARKSQP, encoded by the coding sequence GTGACAGACAGCGCCCCCCAGTCCCTCCCGGCCCGCCTGCGGTCGCTGACGCCTCGCGATTTCGAGGTCGCGAGCCGGGCGGCGATCGCGGTGGCCGTTCCGTTGTTCCTCCTGCTCGCCCTCGACCGGCTAGACCTCGCCGCCTACGCCTCGTTCGGGGCGATGACGGCGCTGTATGGGCGCAGCGAACCCTATCGAGTGCGGCTGCGCAGTGCGGGGATCGCCGCGATCGGGCTTGTGCTCAGCGTCGCGCTCGGCACCATCCTGGCCGCCAGCGGAGCCGCGAACATCCTCGTCGCCGCTGCGCTCGTCGTCGTGATCGTGGGCGGCATCGTCGTCGCCGCCGTCTACGGGCTCTTCCCGCCGACCCCGCTGTTCTTCGTGTTCGGCCTGCTGGTGTGTGCTGCACTGCCGACCCCGCCAGAGCAGGTTCCGCTACGCATCGGCCTGGCCGCTGCCTCGGCCGCGTTCGCGCTCGCCATCACGATGTCCGGCTGGCTGCTGCGGAGGGCCGGACGTGAGCGAGACGACGGCTGGTTCCAGCAGCTGACCCGATCGCCACGAGTGCGGTGGGCCGCCGTTCGGGAGGCAGCTCTGTGGGTGGCGGTCGCCCAGAACGTGTTCGGCGCGCTGCTCGCCGGTGCCGTCGCGACGGCGATCGGCATCGGACACCCGTACTGGGCTGTGGTGAGCGTGGTGGCCGTCATCCCGCCACCGCACGCACGCCACTCGATCTCGCGCTCCGTGCACCGGATCGTCGGCACCGCGGTCGGCGTCTTGGTGACCGGCGCGCTGCTCTTCCCCGAGCCGCCGCCCTTCGCCATCGTCATCGGTGTCGTCATCGCCCAGTTCGGCGCCGAGATCCTCGTCGGCCGCCACTACGGTGCCGCGCTGGTCTTCGTAACCCCGCTGGCGCTCGGCGTCGCCCACCTGGCCAGTCCGCTGCCCGTCGGCACTCTGCTGATCGACCGGTTGCTGGAGACGGCGCTCGGCGCGGCCATCGGGCTGCTGCTGGTGCTCGCGGCTCGCTGGCTGACGGCGCGCAAGTCACAGCCCTAA
- a CDS encoding carbohydrate ABC transporter permease, producing the protein MTTTIQSPAAVGTSGSPAAGGPGPRRRKAITIAAARPWLLLAPALIVLAVLLLWPLVRVLIFSFQDYGLREIVSGDTNFIGVDNYVAALTDPQLWSVVLPNTVLFAIAAVLCTVALGTLVAILMTNLSRFWRTVVGSAIMVAWAMPAVTGTYVWVWIFDADNGIVNQLLMGAGLMDEPFNWFTNRWTFYLIVLINVVHHGFPFVAITVMAGLLGVSKEMLEAAQMDGAGPIRRFFQITFPSLKQVFTVVIILSTIWDFKVFGQVYLMPGGSGTNRSVLNLGVWSYVESFGQNQYGFGSAIAVLLTLVLLVITIIYIRVLMKEDEL; encoded by the coding sequence ATGACCACCACGATTCAGTCGCCGGCCGCCGTGGGAACCTCGGGTTCCCCGGCGGCCGGAGGCCCCGGCCCCCGGCGGCGCAAGGCGATCACGATCGCCGCCGCACGGCCGTGGCTCCTGCTCGCGCCGGCACTGATCGTGCTGGCCGTCCTGCTCCTTTGGCCCCTCGTTCGCGTTCTGATCTTCTCCTTCCAGGACTACGGACTGCGCGAGATCGTCAGCGGAGACACCAACTTCATCGGCGTAGACAACTACGTCGCGGCGCTCACCGATCCGCAGCTGTGGTCGGTCGTTCTGCCCAACACCGTGCTCTTCGCCATCGCCGCCGTGCTGTGCACCGTGGCGCTCGGCACCCTCGTCGCCATCCTGATGACCAACCTCTCGAGGTTCTGGCGCACCGTCGTCGGCAGCGCCATCATGGTCGCCTGGGCAATGCCCGCCGTGACCGGCACCTACGTCTGGGTATGGATCTTCGACGCGGACAACGGCATCGTCAACCAGCTCCTCATGGGGGCCGGACTGATGGACGAACCGTTCAACTGGTTCACCAACCGGTGGACCTTCTACCTGATCGTGCTCATCAACGTCGTGCACCACGGGTTCCCCTTCGTGGCCATCACGGTGATGGCCGGCCTGCTCGGCGTCTCCAAGGAGATGCTGGAGGCCGCCCAGATGGATGGCGCCGGACCGATTCGCCGGTTCTTCCAGATCACCTTTCCCTCGCTCAAGCAGGTCTTCACGGTGGTCATCATCCTGTCGACGATCTGGGACTTCAAAGTGTTCGGGCAGGTCTACCTGATGCCGGGAGGCTCAGGCACCAACCGCAGTGTGCTCAACCTGGGTGTCTGGTCGTACGTCGAGTCGTTCGGTCAGAACCAGTACGGATTCGGTTCTGCAATCGCCGTGCTGCTCACGCTGGTGCTGCTGGTGATCACCATCATTTACATTCGGGTGCTTATGAAGGAGGACGAGCTGTGA
- a CDS encoding glycoside hydrolase family 3 N-terminal domain-containing protein, with protein sequence MSDAVRTTDRDVLEAVNGVIVPGFFGTELPQWLADALDEGVAGVVYFGQNISERTEALSASIRAHRANALIATDEEGGTVTRLESAHGSTVPGPAQLGVVNDPELSAAVGAALAARSHAVGINLVFGPVADVNTNPANPVIGVRSFGADAPTVAAHVAATVRGIQASGAVAACAKHFPGHGDTHSDSHLALPELGIAVNEIEDVHFEPFRAAIAAGVRTIMTAHIRVPAWGEAPATLNPLILGKLRALGFDGVIVTDALDMAAIRESVGAGPGAVAAIQAGADLLCIGNPRTNLGGSGEPDADRHDYLEVRDALLAAVQSGELDLEQLRRAADRVRELATELEHARNVAQPETAEPEWAPAIAAAIGVHGDVARSQPTLALLDLRARATLAVASESDAFRLAFAAHRDIQSPARLAGQAASAAEHLDGALRDIPADTDLVVLVDRIGVPGAQRDALAHLATARPDAVVVNVGVVPEHEYPSTLDRIDARASSALAAGLVADLICAGGPA encoded by the coding sequence ATGAGCGACGCTGTGCGCACGACGGATCGGGACGTCCTCGAAGCCGTCAACGGGGTCATCGTTCCCGGCTTTTTCGGCACGGAGCTGCCGCAGTGGCTTGCCGATGCGCTCGATGAGGGTGTTGCCGGCGTCGTCTACTTCGGTCAGAACATCTCTGAGCGGACCGAGGCGCTCTCCGCCTCCATTCGCGCACACCGCGCGAACGCGCTCATCGCGACGGACGAAGAGGGCGGCACCGTCACCCGGCTGGAATCCGCACACGGATCCACCGTTCCGGGGCCGGCGCAGCTGGGCGTGGTGAACGACCCGGAGCTCAGCGCCGCGGTGGGCGCAGCACTCGCCGCCCGATCCCACGCCGTCGGAATCAACCTGGTGTTCGGCCCCGTCGCCGATGTGAACACCAATCCGGCGAATCCCGTCATCGGCGTGCGCTCGTTCGGAGCCGACGCTCCGACCGTCGCCGCCCACGTCGCGGCGACCGTGCGCGGCATCCAGGCCTCCGGCGCCGTCGCGGCGTGCGCCAAGCACTTCCCCGGCCACGGCGACACCCACTCCGACTCGCACCTCGCCCTGCCCGAGCTGGGCATCGCGGTCAACGAGATCGAAGACGTGCACTTTGAGCCTTTCCGGGCGGCAATCGCCGCCGGCGTGCGCACCATCATGACCGCGCACATCCGCGTTCCGGCGTGGGGTGAGGCCCCGGCCACGCTCAACCCGCTCATTCTCGGCAAGCTCCGCGCCCTCGGCTTCGACGGCGTGATCGTGACCGATGCGCTCGACATGGCTGCCATCCGCGAAAGCGTGGGGGCCGGCCCCGGCGCCGTTGCGGCGATCCAGGCCGGTGCCGACCTTCTGTGCATCGGCAACCCTCGCACCAACCTCGGTGGCTCGGGCGAGCCCGACGCCGACCGACACGACTACCTCGAGGTACGCGACGCGCTGCTGGCGGCCGTGCAGTCCGGAGAGCTCGACCTCGAACAGCTGCGCCGCGCCGCCGACCGGGTTCGCGAGCTGGCGACCGAGCTGGAGCACGCGCGAAACGTCGCGCAGCCCGAGACAGCCGAGCCGGAATGGGCACCTGCCATCGCAGCCGCGATCGGCGTGCACGGCGACGTTGCGCGTTCCCAGCCGACGCTCGCCCTGCTCGATCTGCGCGCCCGCGCGACCCTGGCCGTCGCCAGCGAGTCCGACGCGTTCCGGCTCGCGTTCGCCGCGCACCGTGACATCCAGAGCCCGGCGCGGCTGGCGGGGCAGGCCGCGAGTGCCGCCGAACATCTCGACGGGGCACTCCGCGACATCCCCGCCGACACAGATCTCGTGGTGCTCGTTGACCGCATCGGTGTGCCGGGGGCTCAGCGCGACGCACTCGCACACCTGGCAACAGCCCGGCCCGACGCCGTCGTCGTCAACGTCGGTGTGGTGCCGGAACACGAGTACCCGAGTACGCTCGACCGGATCGACGCCCGCGCCAGCTCTGCTCTGGCCGCCGGTCTCGTCGCCGATCTGATCTGTGCTGGAGGACCAGCGTGA
- the guaA gene encoding glutamine-hydrolyzing GMP synthase, translated as MTDPVPNAEAHTAQRPVLVVDFGAQYAQLIARRVREASVYSEIVSHAITADEVAAKNPIGIVLSGGPSSVYEEGAPQFDPAIFELGVPVLGICYGFQVMATALGGEVAQTGNREYGATPVTVTDATGNVLLAEQPTEQTVWMSHGDSVSKAPEGFTVLASTASTPVAAFANDEKRLYGVQWHPEVKHSEHGQHVLESFLHRAAGIAADWNSGNVIAEQVAKIQAQVGNSRVLCALSGGVDSSVAAAIVHKAVGDQLVCVFVDHGLLRAGEREQVEIDYVASTGVRLVTVDAREQFMTALAGVTDPETKRKIIGREFIRSFEQAERDLVAEAAADGEPIRFLVQGTLYPDVVESGGGSGTANIKSHHNVGGLPEDLQFELVEPLRTLFKDEVRAIGRELGLPEVIVGRQPFPGPGLGIRIVGEVTEERLELLRKADSIARAELTAAGLDNEIWQCPVVLLADVRSVGVQGDGRTYGHPIVLRPVSSEDAMTADWTRLPYDVLAKISNRITNEVDGVNRVVLDVTSKPPGTIEWE; from the coding sequence GTGACCGACCCCGTTCCCAACGCCGAAGCGCACACCGCGCAACGGCCCGTACTCGTTGTCGACTTCGGCGCCCAGTACGCGCAGCTGATCGCACGGCGCGTGCGCGAGGCATCCGTCTACTCGGAGATCGTGTCGCACGCGATCACCGCCGATGAGGTTGCGGCCAAGAATCCGATCGGCATTGTGCTCTCCGGTGGGCCGTCCTCGGTCTACGAAGAGGGCGCGCCGCAGTTCGACCCCGCCATCTTCGAGCTCGGCGTGCCCGTGCTCGGCATTTGCTACGGCTTCCAGGTGATGGCGACCGCCCTTGGCGGCGAGGTCGCGCAGACCGGCAACCGTGAGTACGGTGCCACCCCGGTGACGGTGACGGATGCCACGGGCAACGTGCTCCTTGCCGAGCAGCCGACCGAGCAGACGGTGTGGATGAGCCACGGTGACTCCGTGTCGAAGGCTCCGGAGGGCTTCACCGTCCTCGCCTCGACCGCCTCGACCCCGGTCGCCGCCTTCGCCAACGACGAGAAGCGCCTCTACGGCGTGCAGTGGCACCCCGAGGTCAAGCACTCCGAGCACGGCCAGCACGTGCTGGAGAGCTTCCTGCACCGCGCCGCCGGAATCGCGGCCGACTGGAACAGCGGCAACGTCATCGCCGAGCAGGTCGCCAAGATCCAGGCCCAGGTGGGCAACAGCCGCGTTCTCTGCGCTCTCTCCGGTGGAGTCGACTCCTCGGTCGCCGCAGCCATCGTGCACAAGGCCGTCGGCGACCAGCTGGTCTGCGTCTTCGTCGACCACGGTCTGCTGCGTGCGGGCGAGCGCGAGCAGGTCGAGATCGACTACGTCGCATCCACCGGTGTGCGCCTCGTCACCGTCGACGCCCGTGAGCAGTTCATGACTGCGCTGGCCGGAGTCACCGACCCCGAGACCAAGCGCAAGATCATCGGCCGCGAGTTCATCCGCAGCTTCGAGCAGGCCGAGCGCGACCTGGTCGCAGAGGCCGCGGCCGACGGCGAGCCGATCCGCTTCCTCGTGCAGGGCACCCTGTACCCGGATGTCGTCGAGTCCGGCGGCGGCAGCGGCACCGCGAACATCAAGAGCCACCACAACGTCGGCGGCCTGCCGGAGGACCTGCAGTTCGAGCTCGTCGAGCCGCTGCGCACCCTGTTCAAGGACGAGGTGCGCGCCATCGGCCGCGAGCTCGGCCTGCCCGAGGTCATCGTGGGGCGCCAGCCGTTCCCCGGCCCCGGCCTCGGCATCCGCATCGTCGGTGAGGTCACAGAGGAGCGCCTCGAGCTGCTGCGCAAGGCGGATTCCATCGCCCGCGCCGAGCTGACCGCAGCCGGCCTCGACAACGAGATCTGGCAGTGCCCGGTCGTGCTGCTGGCCGACGTTCGCTCGGTCGGCGTGCAGGGCGATGGCCGCACCTACGGTCACCCGATCGTGCTGCGCCCGGTCTCCTCCGAGGATGCGATGACCGCCGACTGGACCCGCCTGCCGTACGACGTGCTGGCAAAGATCTCGAACCGGATCACGAACGAGGTGGACGGTGTCAACCGCGTGGTGCTCGACGTCACGAGCAAGCCGCCGGGAACCATCGAGTGGGAGTAG
- a CDS encoding sugar ABC transporter substrate-binding protein: MKKRYLPLAILATAALSLTACSSGATGGSGTDATGETLNVWIMQGTNTESDEFFERVGDEFTKETGAKLNVEMVQWADAHDRFVTAIAGGTTPDIAETGTTWTAEFAESGALAPLDDYVTKAGLDGKLVEGLVEAGTLDDTLYGMPWYAGVRSVIYRTDIFEAAGIAVPTTWAEFQAAIETLKTSNPDIIPFPVAGDAEQLTYPWVWGAGGEVATKKGDTWTSGLDSAKSQAGIKFYTDLALQHGSSTSGATTWKETDVLDNFAQGKVGMAVMGSWTPATILDKNPELEGKIGSFPIPGQTSGISPSMLGGSHLSMFESSKNKDLAWTFMSMMTTGDFATEWASQSGYFPGETTALDATVANADEITKAFATQMVDGGASLPVTPKFGAVQAKKTTNTMIQSILSGEKTVEQASADAAAEMTDILNKK, translated from the coding sequence ATGAAAAAGCGTTACCTGCCGCTCGCCATTTTGGCAACGGCTGCACTGAGCCTGACGGCTTGTTCTTCCGGAGCCACCGGTGGAAGTGGCACTGACGCCACGGGTGAAACCCTCAACGTCTGGATCATGCAGGGTACGAACACCGAATCCGACGAGTTCTTCGAGCGCGTTGGTGACGAGTTCACAAAGGAGACCGGCGCGAAGCTCAACGTCGAGATGGTGCAGTGGGCAGACGCTCACGACCGTTTCGTCACTGCAATCGCCGGTGGCACCACCCCCGACATCGCCGAGACCGGCACGACCTGGACCGCGGAGTTCGCTGAATCCGGTGCACTCGCACCGCTCGACGACTACGTCACCAAGGCAGGCCTCGACGGCAAGCTCGTTGAGGGCCTGGTCGAGGCTGGAACGCTCGACGACACGCTCTACGGCATGCCGTGGTACGCCGGCGTTCGCTCGGTCATCTACCGCACCGACATCTTCGAGGCAGCCGGCATCGCCGTGCCGACCACCTGGGCAGAGTTCCAGGCGGCAATCGAGACGCTCAAGACGAGCAACCCCGACATCATCCCGTTCCCGGTTGCCGGCGACGCTGAGCAGCTCACCTACCCGTGGGTCTGGGGTGCCGGTGGCGAGGTAGCGACGAAGAAGGGCGACACCTGGACCTCGGGTCTGGACAGCGCGAAGTCGCAGGCCGGAATCAAGTTCTACACCGACCTCGCACTTCAGCACGGCTCGTCCACCTCCGGTGCAACCACCTGGAAGGAGACCGACGTCCTCGACAACTTCGCCCAGGGCAAGGTCGGCATGGCGGTCATGGGTTCGTGGACCCCCGCGACGATCCTCGACAAGAACCCGGAGCTGGAAGGCAAGATCGGCTCGTTCCCGATCCCCGGCCAGACCTCGGGCATCAGCCCGTCGATGCTCGGTGGTTCGCACCTCAGCATGTTCGAGTCCAGCAAGAACAAGGACCTCGCCTGGACCTTCATGAGCATGATGACCACCGGTGACTTTGCCACCGAGTGGGCCAGCCAGAGTGGTTACTTCCCGGGCGAGACCACGGCACTCGACGCCACCGTCGCAAACGCCGATGAGATCACCAAGGCGTTCGCGACGCAGATGGTTGACGGCGGCGCTTCGCTCCCCGTCACGCCGAAGTTCGGTGCCGTGCAGGCCAAGAAGACCACCAACACGATGATCCAGTCGATCCTCTCCGGTGAGAAGACGGTTGAGCAGGCCTCTGCCGACGCCGCTGCCGAGATGACCGACATCCTCAACAAGAAGTAA